The following are from one region of the Cystobacter fuscus DSM 2262 genome:
- a CDS encoding FAD-dependent oxidoreductase — protein sequence MKPASAGTPGYDVAIVGAGIAGSLMAAQLVSRGLRVVLLEAGDDLFFDTTTGVSNIQPLLERYYGSIYKVPNSPYPNLGHAPSPTLTTLNKYYVQQGPLAFGSDYIRIAGGSTRHWLGLCPRLDPGTFQERTLYGRAVDWPITYNDLEDWYYAAEKELGVAGDDENQGLAGVPPRKPGHKYPLPPIPQTYSDRVVAQAVEGLTFQSDEASPPVPVQVSSTPAARNSIPYDGRPPCQGSGSCIPICPTGAKYDASVHLKRALGVDPRNLEEPSLARERVTYIPKAVLKEIVLDDPEALHPKVSELVFKRSASEDDNLRVQARLYVLAIHAMEIPKVLLASRGQRAHGVANSSGRVGRYLMDHDIAITHARLSQPLYPFRGPRITSSIEGFCDGPFRRRHSAFRPELANVGTAWETNAPFSNVIARVAQGLTGKALREQVAWDSTAVIHIDAMIEPEPHFESRVFPSRLTDHWGLPRPEIQYRVGEYSQRGREAFIKLVKAIYGRLGAREQDIFEVPGWFGSGHVMGTTRMGQDPKTSVCDSFGLTHDHPNLYLAGSSLFPTVGTANPTLTLAALALRTAHEIERRLRHGLPA from the coding sequence ATGAAACCCGCTTCCGCTGGCACGCCCGGGTATGATGTCGCCATCGTGGGAGCAGGTATCGCGGGCAGCCTGATGGCGGCCCAACTGGTATCCCGCGGCCTGCGCGTCGTCCTCTTGGAGGCCGGTGATGACCTCTTCTTCGACACCACGACAGGCGTCAGCAACATCCAGCCCCTCCTCGAGCGCTACTACGGTTCCATCTACAAGGTTCCGAACTCCCCCTACCCCAACCTCGGGCACGCCCCGAGTCCAACGCTGACCACGCTGAACAAGTACTACGTCCAGCAGGGGCCGCTGGCGTTTGGAAGCGATTACATCCGCATCGCCGGAGGCTCCACCCGCCACTGGCTGGGTCTGTGCCCTCGGCTCGATCCGGGGACCTTCCAGGAGCGCACGCTCTACGGGCGGGCCGTCGACTGGCCCATCACCTACAATGACCTCGAGGACTGGTACTACGCGGCCGAGAAGGAACTCGGCGTCGCGGGTGACGACGAGAACCAGGGGCTCGCCGGGGTCCCACCGCGCAAGCCGGGTCACAAGTACCCGTTGCCTCCCATCCCTCAGACCTATAGCGACCGGGTCGTGGCCCAGGCCGTGGAGGGCCTGACCTTCCAGTCCGACGAGGCGTCTCCTCCCGTCCCCGTCCAGGTCTCCTCCACACCGGCGGCGCGCAACTCCATCCCCTACGACGGTCGTCCCCCCTGTCAGGGAAGTGGCAGTTGCATTCCCATCTGTCCCACCGGGGCCAAGTACGACGCCAGCGTGCACCTCAAACGAGCCCTCGGGGTGGATCCCCGAAACCTCGAGGAGCCGTCCCTCGCGAGGGAGCGGGTCACGTACATCCCCAAGGCGGTCCTCAAGGAGATCGTGCTCGACGATCCGGAGGCGCTCCATCCCAAGGTCTCCGAGCTCGTCTTCAAGCGCTCCGCCTCGGAGGACGACAACCTGCGTGTCCAGGCCCGCCTCTACGTGCTGGCCATCCATGCCATGGAGATACCAAAGGTGCTGCTTGCCTCGCGCGGCCAGCGCGCGCACGGCGTGGCCAACAGCAGCGGACGGGTCGGGCGCTACCTGATGGATCATGACATCGCCATCACCCACGCGCGGCTCTCCCAGCCGCTCTATCCCTTTCGCGGCCCGCGCATCACCAGCAGCATCGAGGGCTTCTGCGACGGTCCCTTCCGCCGTCGGCATTCGGCGTTCCGTCCGGAGCTGGCGAATGTGGGCACCGCATGGGAGACGAATGCGCCGTTCTCCAACGTCATCGCGAGGGTGGCGCAGGGGCTGACGGGCAAGGCGCTGCGCGAGCAGGTGGCCTGGGACTCCACCGCGGTGATCCACATCGACGCGATGATCGAGCCGGAGCCCCACTTCGAGAGTCGTGTCTTCCCCTCACGGCTCACGGACCACTGGGGCCTGCCACGCCCGGAGATCCAGTACCGCGTCGGGGAATACTCCCAGAGAGGCCGTGAGGCGTTCATCAAGCTGGTCAAGGCCATCTACGGCCGGCTGGGGGCCCGGGAGCAGGACATCTTCGAGGTTCCGGGCTGGTTCGGTTCTGGCCATGTCATGGGCACCACGCGCATGGGCCAGGATCCAAAGACCTCGGTCTGCGACAGCTTCGGGCTCACCCATGACCATCCCAACCTCTACCTCGCCGGCTCGAGCCTGTTTCCGACGGTGGGCACGGCCAACCCGACATTGACGCTGGCCGCCCTGGCGCTGCGTACCGCCCACGAGATTGAACGCCGCCTGCGGCACGGCCTCCCCGCCTGA
- a CDS encoding ferritin-like domain-containing protein, whose protein sequence is MNEHLKADAVNFPCEHGHIRDRADLISQLSIASELEHGLSLQYLFTAFSLKTSTAEGGLTAAELQVVLRWRGLLFAVAAQEMQHLTQASNLLAAVGGSAHLRRPNFPQRKGYFPMKHRWGLWPFSAATLKLYTEWERPASVPQPRELEEGEYEQELFSTKHRDMKKEIEEQDVHAAHLEQLRRTNPPLYELLLQKQRATRHETIGELYGAVANAFATWEDDPSRGPLIIGDPAFQVEGREVDMPQVIRVETVDDALSAIQLIVQQGEGDELFAERVVATTDSHYGIFLRMLREYQTLKARRPEFDPVRDVCPNPLSRLHDDNSYPGWRLIQDPFTSAVNELNSAVYKTMLLMLYRFFATPGGPESRRHFSRAFLPMMTTVIEPLGNMLTQLPIGEDPPSEASRTAGPRPLYAGPSFEISPSSELLPQAAASTRYITERLQAEANAARKLSLAPSAPRALSAVAAQLDAIRAAFAPPG, encoded by the coding sequence ATGAACGAACATCTCAAAGCCGACGCCGTGAACTTCCCGTGCGAGCACGGCCACATCCGGGACCGTGCCGACCTGATCTCCCAGCTGTCGATCGCCTCGGAGCTGGAGCACGGCCTGTCACTGCAATACCTGTTCACGGCCTTCTCGCTCAAGACGAGCACTGCCGAAGGAGGGCTCACCGCCGCCGAGCTGCAGGTGGTGCTTCGCTGGCGGGGTCTGCTGTTCGCCGTCGCGGCCCAGGAAATGCAGCATTTGACCCAGGCCTCCAATCTCCTGGCCGCGGTGGGAGGCAGCGCGCATCTGCGCCGGCCCAACTTCCCTCAGCGCAAGGGCTACTTTCCAATGAAGCACCGCTGGGGGTTGTGGCCGTTCTCCGCCGCGACCCTCAAGCTGTACACGGAGTGGGAGCGTCCCGCCTCCGTCCCACAGCCACGCGAGCTGGAGGAGGGTGAGTACGAGCAGGAACTCTTCTCCACCAAGCACCGGGACATGAAGAAGGAGATAGAAGAGCAGGATGTCCACGCGGCCCACCTCGAGCAACTGCGGCGGACGAACCCCCCGCTGTACGAGCTGCTGCTGCAGAAGCAGCGCGCCACCCGGCATGAGACCATTGGTGAGCTCTACGGCGCGGTGGCCAACGCCTTCGCCACCTGGGAGGACGATCCTTCCCGAGGTCCCCTCATCATCGGCGACCCCGCCTTCCAGGTGGAAGGCCGAGAGGTGGACATGCCGCAGGTGATTCGGGTGGAGACCGTCGACGATGCACTGAGCGCGATCCAGCTCATCGTCCAGCAGGGCGAAGGCGACGAGCTGTTCGCGGAGCGCGTGGTGGCCACGACAGACAGCCATTACGGAATCTTCCTGCGCATGTTGCGCGAGTACCAGACACTCAAGGCACGGCGTCCGGAATTCGACCCGGTGCGAGACGTCTGTCCCAACCCGCTGTCACGGCTTCACGATGACAATTCCTATCCGGGCTGGCGGCTCATCCAGGATCCCTTCACCAGCGCGGTCAATGAGCTCAACAGCGCCGTGTACAAAACGATGTTGCTGATGCTCTACCGGTTCTTCGCCACACCGGGCGGGCCCGAGTCGCGGCGGCACTTCAGCAGGGCGTTCCTGCCCATGATGACGACGGTGATCGAACCCCTGGGCAACATGCTCACCCAGCTGCCCATCGGCGAGGATCCCCCGAGCGAGGCGTCGCGCACGGCGGGGCCGCGTCCTCTCTACGCCGGGCCGAGCTTCGAGATCAGCCCCTCCAGCGAACTGCTGCCGCAAGCCGCGGCCAGCACGCGCTACATCACCGAGCGACTCCAGGCCGAAGCGAATGCCGCTCGCAAGCTCAGCCTCGCCCCGAGCGCACCGCGCGCGCTCTCCGCCGTTGCCGCCCAGCTCGACGCCATCCGCGCCGCCTTCGCCCCTCCGGGATGA
- a CDS encoding SDR family oxidoreductase codes for MTSPHQDVIVITGLGGMGLAIARRLGSGRQLVLADYAQELLDRVADTLRGEGHTVDTLRVDVSDPGSVERLAQHAGALGSLRAVVHTAGVSPVQASPERIIQVDVLGTAHVLDAFLPFVTHGSVAVCIASMAGTMVALPPEAERALATTPTSQLAGLPMLDSKNLDSGAAYSVAKRANQLRVQAASIPWGRRGGRVVSVSPGIISTPMGQAELQGPHGEAMRGMIQASGTGRTGTPDDIASAVEFLLSPQASFITGTDLLVDGGAIAAARYAR; via the coding sequence ATGACCTCACCCCACCAGGACGTCATCGTCATCACCGGCCTCGGAGGCATGGGCCTCGCCATCGCCCGCCGCCTCGGCTCCGGCCGCCAGCTCGTCCTCGCCGACTACGCCCAGGAGCTCCTCGACCGCGTCGCCGACACCCTCCGCGGCGAAGGCCACACCGTCGACACCCTCCGCGTCGACGTCTCCGACCCGGGGTCCGTCGAGCGGCTCGCCCAGCACGCAGGTGCCCTCGGCTCGCTCCGCGCCGTCGTGCACACCGCCGGCGTCTCCCCCGTGCAGGCCAGCCCCGAGCGGATCATCCAGGTGGACGTCCTCGGCACCGCCCACGTCCTCGACGCCTTCCTCCCGTTCGTGACGCACGGCAGTGTCGCGGTGTGCATCGCCTCGATGGCCGGCACGATGGTCGCTCTCCCCCCGGAGGCCGAACGTGCCCTCGCCACCACCCCCACGAGCCAACTCGCGGGGCTGCCCATGCTCGACTCCAAGAACCTCGATTCCGGCGCCGCCTACAGCGTGGCGAAGCGCGCGAACCAGCTGCGCGTCCAGGCGGCGTCGATTCCGTGGGGGCGGCGGGGCGGCCGGGTGGTCAGCGTCAGCCCGGGCATCATCTCCACCCCCATGGGGCAGGCGGAGTTGCAGGGCCCCCATGGCGAGGCCATGCGCGGCATGATTCAAGCATCCGGCACGGGGCGCACCGGCACCCCGGACGACATCGCCAGCGCCGTCGAGTTCCTGCTCAGCCCCCAGGCGTCGTTCATCACCGGCACCGACCTCCTCGTCGACGGCGGCGCCATCGCCGCGGCGCGCTATGCGCGGTAA
- a CDS encoding TetR/AcrR family transcriptional regulator: MTQRQDAQRNRELLLAAGEQVFREHGLHVPLQLIAERAGVGRGTLYRHFPDRDHLALAMIERRVDLIEQRLAAAPDPARSVEEIFFWIADTLSAIPGLHPYLASTEAGRTALERLNQQLRDLLSGPVEAARARGLLRPEVTLDDFVCSWAMIEGGMLAIPPQDRSRMVARAKVLLGAALFVPSARSR, from the coding sequence GTGACGCAACGACAGGACGCTCAACGCAACCGCGAACTGCTCCTCGCGGCGGGCGAACAGGTCTTCCGCGAGCACGGCCTCCACGTGCCGCTCCAACTCATCGCCGAGCGCGCCGGCGTCGGGCGAGGCACGCTCTACCGCCACTTCCCGGACCGGGACCACCTGGCCCTCGCGATGATCGAGCGCCGGGTGGACCTCATCGAACAACGCCTCGCCGCGGCCCCCGACCCCGCCCGCTCCGTCGAGGAGATCTTCTTCTGGATCGCCGACACCCTGAGCGCCATCCCGGGATTGCACCCGTACCTGGCCTCCACGGAAGCAGGCAGGACCGCCCTGGAGCGACTGAACCAGCAGTTGCGCGACCTCCTCTCCGGGCCGGTGGAGGCGGCACGAGCACGGGGACTGCTACGACCGGAAGTGACGCTCGACGATTTCGTGTGCAGTTGGGCGATGATCGAAGGGGGCATGCTGGCCATTCCTCCCCAGGACCGCTCGCGCATGGTGGCCCGCGCCAAGGTGCTGCTCGGCGCCGCGCTCTTCGTGCCGTCAGCGAGGAGCCGCTGA